The following are encoded together in the Halomonas halophila genome:
- a CDS encoding solute:sodium symporter family transporter: MHALTLASFLFFTGLVAFVTWRITRRDDHASTNGLFLAGRSLTFPLIAGSLLMTNLSTEQMVGLNGAAFADGLSVMAWEVVAVIALVLLALFFLPRFLKSGIATVPQLLEIRFDKGTQRIANVIFLLAYAVILLPIILYSGAMGLQGMLDLHGLTGIESDTTLLWLTVWLVGLIGAVYALFGGLRTVAVSDTLNGIGLLIGGFVIVYFGLQTVSDGNGVLAGWEILKESQPERLNSMGREDQQVPFATLFTGVFLINVFYWTTNQQIIQRTFAAKNLAEGQKGVLLTGLFKLLGPLYLVLPGIIAYQLYADQGIQADEAYGHLVFNVLPPYLTGFFAAVMVGAILSSFNSALNSTTTLFSLGFYKGVLNKDASEAQVVRASKTFGWIMALIAMTIAPLLAGQESLFGYLQKMNAIYFIPLLAVVLVGLLTKRVPAMAAKIALVGGCLLIFAGYFIPPFNQLPQVMHEFHFVASVFVLLVVAMLVIGKLRPRAEAWVHEDSGAVDLTPWKGAVPAGIALVVLVIAIYAAFA, translated from the coding sequence ATGCACGCCCTCACCCTCGCTTCCTTCCTGTTCTTTACAGGATTGGTCGCCTTCGTCACCTGGCGGATCACCCGCCGCGACGACCACGCCAGCACCAACGGCCTGTTCCTGGCCGGGCGCAGCCTGACCTTCCCGCTGATCGCCGGCTCGCTGCTGATGACGAACCTGTCGACCGAACAGATGGTCGGCCTCAACGGCGCCGCCTTCGCCGACGGCCTCAGCGTGATGGCCTGGGAAGTGGTCGCGGTCATCGCCCTGGTGCTGCTGGCGCTGTTCTTCCTGCCGCGCTTCCTGAAAAGCGGTATCGCCACCGTGCCCCAGCTGCTGGAGATCCGCTTCGACAAGGGCACCCAGCGCATCGCCAACGTGATCTTCCTGCTCGCCTATGCGGTGATCCTGCTGCCGATCATCCTCTATTCCGGCGCCATGGGCCTGCAGGGCATGCTCGACCTCCACGGGCTGACCGGCATCGAGTCCGACACCACCCTGCTGTGGCTGACCGTGTGGCTGGTGGGCCTGATCGGCGCCGTCTATGCGCTGTTCGGCGGCCTGCGCACCGTCGCGGTGTCCGACACCCTGAACGGCATCGGCCTGCTGATCGGCGGTTTCGTGATCGTCTACTTCGGCCTGCAGACCGTCAGTGACGGCAACGGCGTGCTGGCCGGCTGGGAGATCCTCAAGGAATCCCAGCCCGAGCGCCTGAACTCCATGGGCCGCGAGGACCAGCAGGTGCCCTTCGCCACCCTGTTCACCGGCGTGTTCCTGATCAACGTCTTCTACTGGACCACCAACCAGCAGATCATCCAGCGTACCTTCGCCGCCAAGAACCTGGCCGAGGGCCAGAAGGGCGTGCTGCTGACCGGCCTGTTCAAGCTGCTCGGCCCGCTGTACCTGGTGCTGCCCGGCATCATCGCCTACCAGCTGTACGCCGATCAGGGCATCCAGGCCGACGAGGCCTACGGCCACCTGGTGTTCAACGTGCTGCCGCCCTACCTCACCGGCTTCTTCGCCGCGGTGATGGTCGGCGCCATCCTGTCGTCGTTCAACTCGGCGCTGAACTCCACCACCACCCTGTTCAGCCTCGGCTTCTACAAGGGCGTGCTCAACAAGGACGCCAGCGAGGCGCAGGTGGTGCGCGCCAGCAAGACCTTCGGCTGGATCATGGCGCTGATCGCCATGACCATCGCCCCGCTGCTGGCCGGCCAGGAAAGCCTGTTCGGCTACCTGCAGAAGATGAACGCCATCTACTTCATCCCGCTGCTGGCGGTGGTGCTGGTCGGCCTGCTGACCAAGCGCGTACCGGCCATGGCGGCCAAGATCGCCCTGGTGGGCGGCTGCCTGCTGATCTTCGCCGGCTACTTCATCCCGCCCTTCAACCAGCTGCCGCAGGTGATGCACGAGTTCCACTTCGTCGCCTCGGTCTTCGTGCTGCTGGTGGTGGCGATGCTGGTGATCGGCAAGCTGCGCCCGCGGGCCGAGGCCTGGGTCCACGAGGACAGCGGCGCCGTCGACCTGACCCCGTGGAAGGGCGCCGTGCCCGCCGGCATCGCGCTGGTGGTGCTGGTGATCGCCATCTACGCGGCCTTCGCCTGA
- a CDS encoding DUF924 family protein has translation MAGSKASDVLAFWFDELTPAQWFRKDPELDAEVRRRFAEIHAAARRGEFVEWRRSATGRLAEIIVLDQFSRHLHRDGPEAFAADEQALALAREAVAAGDDAALAAREQAFLYMPYMHSESLAVHDEAARLFEQPGLEDSLRAERRHRAILERFGRYPHRNAALGRRSTEEERAFLARPGSSF, from the coding sequence ATGGCAGGCAGTAAGGCAAGCGACGTGCTCGCTTTCTGGTTCGACGAGCTGACGCCCGCGCAGTGGTTCCGCAAGGACCCTGAGCTGGACGCCGAGGTGCGGCGCCGGTTCGCCGAGATCCACGCAGCCGCTCGCCGCGGCGAGTTCGTCGAGTGGCGACGCTCGGCCACGGGGCGGCTGGCCGAGATCATCGTGCTGGATCAGTTCTCGCGCCACCTTCATCGCGACGGCCCCGAAGCCTTCGCCGCCGACGAGCAGGCGCTGGCGCTCGCCCGGGAGGCGGTCGCCGCCGGGGATGACGCCGCGCTCGCGGCGCGCGAGCAGGCCTTCCTCTACATGCCTTACATGCACAGCGAGTCGCTGGCCGTCCACGACGAGGCGGCGCGGTTGTTCGAGCAGCCCGGCCTGGAGGACAGCCTGCGCGCCGAGCGCCGGCACCGCGCTATCCTGGAGCGCTTCGGCCGCTATCCGCATCGCAATGCCGCCCTCGGGCGGCGTTCCACCGAGGAAGAGCGGGCCTTCCTGGCCCGGCCCGGATCATCGTTCTGA
- a CDS encoding GlsB/YeaQ/YmgE family stress response membrane protein yields the protein MSIIAWLIIGGLAGWIAGNIMRGGGFGLLGNIGVGVVGAVVGGFLFSLLGLQAGGFIGSLVTAIVGAVVLLWVIAKVKKA from the coding sequence ATGAGCATCATCGCCTGGTTGATCATCGGCGGGCTGGCGGGCTGGATCGCCGGCAACATCATGCGTGGCGGCGGCTTCGGGCTGCTGGGCAATATCGGAGTGGGGGTCGTCGGCGCGGTGGTCGGCGGCTTCCTGTTCAGCCTGCTGGGGCTTCAGGCCGGCGGCTTTATCGGCTCGCTGGTCACCGCCATCGTCGGCGCGGTGGTATTGCTGTGGGTGATCGCCAAGGTCAAGAAGGCCTGA
- the gabT gene encoding 4-aminobutyrate--2-oxoglutarate transaminase, whose product MNNAQLNELKQRYVASGAASPATQFADRAENALIWDADGNRIIDFAGGIGVLNIGHRHPKVVQAVKDQLDKVMHTCQTVMPYEGYVKVAEKLSQVTPVRGHGKVMLANSGAEALENAVKVARAATGRDNVICFTGGYHGRTFMTMAMNGKVAPYATDFGSMPGNVFRAPYPVPSEGVSDEDALRGLKMALKTDANPKDTAAIVLEPVLGEGGFHAASPGFLKAVRELCDEHGMLMIVDEVQSGFGRTGKLFAIEHSGVEPDIITMAKSMADGMPISAVVGTDKVMDASGGNSLGGTYTGSPVSCAAVLAVLEVFEEEQILDKSLALGDRLGERFTQWEQAFDCVANGRHLGAMAAFDLVTADGSPDADLAGALCKKAREKGLILLSCGLWGNTIRFLMPVTIEDEVLEEGLAIIEECLKEVVGSQAAATA is encoded by the coding sequence ATGAACAACGCACAACTCAACGAGCTCAAGCAGCGCTACGTCGCCAGCGGCGCCGCCAGCCCGGCCACCCAGTTTGCCGACCGGGCCGAGAATGCCCTGATCTGGGACGCCGACGGCAACCGCATCATCGACTTCGCCGGCGGCATCGGCGTGCTCAACATCGGCCATCGCCATCCCAAGGTGGTGCAGGCGGTCAAGGACCAGCTGGACAAGGTGATGCACACCTGCCAGACCGTGATGCCCTACGAGGGGTACGTGAAGGTGGCCGAGAAGCTCAGCCAGGTGACCCCGGTGCGCGGTCACGGCAAGGTGATGCTCGCCAACTCCGGCGCCGAGGCGCTGGAGAACGCCGTCAAGGTGGCCCGCGCCGCCACCGGCCGCGACAACGTGATCTGCTTCACCGGCGGCTACCACGGCCGCACCTTCATGACCATGGCCATGAACGGCAAGGTCGCGCCCTACGCCACCGACTTCGGCAGCATGCCGGGCAATGTCTTCCGCGCGCCTTACCCGGTGCCGAGCGAGGGCGTCAGCGACGAGGACGCGCTGCGCGGTTTGAAGATGGCGCTGAAGACCGACGCCAATCCGAAGGACACCGCCGCCATCGTGCTCGAGCCGGTGCTCGGCGAGGGCGGCTTCCATGCGGCGTCGCCGGGCTTCCTGAAGGCCGTACGCGAGCTGTGCGACGAACACGGCATGCTGATGATCGTCGACGAAGTACAGTCGGGCTTCGGCCGCACCGGCAAGCTGTTCGCCATCGAGCACAGCGGCGTGGAGCCGGACATCATCACCATGGCCAAGAGCATGGCGGACGGCATGCCGATCTCCGCTGTGGTCGGCACCGACAAGGTGATGGACGCCTCCGGCGGCAACTCGCTGGGCGGCACCTACACCGGCAGCCCGGTGTCCTGCGCCGCGGTGCTGGCGGTGCTGGAGGTGTTCGAGGAAGAGCAGATCCTCGACAAGAGCCTGGCCCTGGGCGACAGGCTCGGCGAGCGCTTCACCCAATGGGAGCAGGCCTTCGACTGCGTGGCCAACGGCCGCCACCTGGGCGCCATGGCCGCCTTCGACCTGGTCACGGCCGACGGCAGCCCGGACGCCGACCTGGCCGGCGCGCTGTGCAAGAAGGCGCGCGAGAAGGGGCTGATCCTGCTGTCCTGCGGCCTGTGGGGCAACACCATCCGCTTCCTGATGCCGGTGACCATCGAGGACGAGGTGCTGGAGGAAGGCCTCGCGATCATCGAGGAGTGCCTGAAGGAAGTGGTCGGCAGCCAGGCCGCCGCCACCGCCTGA
- a CDS encoding NAD-dependent succinate-semialdehyde dehydrogenase: MTSPSDLLIDKAYVAGQWRAAERRFPVTDPATGEVLAEVPDLSADDAREAVAAAEAAWPAWRRLAAKERAALLRGWFERIMAHQEALARLMTREQGKPLAESRGEVGYGASFVEYYAEEAKRVAGETLPGHGADKRILVMREPIGVMAAITPWNFPLAMITRKCAPALAAGCPVVIKPAEATPLTALALARLAEDAGFPAGVINVVTAARPAEIGEVLTTDPRVRKVSFTGSTPVGKRLLAQCAGTVKKASMELGGNAPFIVFDDADLDAAVEGAIASKFRNAGQTCVCTNRFLVQDGVYDAFIDRLAARMAELKVGNGLDEGVLQGPLINDAAVAKVQSHIADALEHGGRLVCGGEPHPLGGTFFQPTLVADVTAEMKVATEETFGPLAPVFRFHEDEEAIAMANATEFGLAAYFYARDYQRIWRTMEGLEYGMVAVNEGLLSTELAPFGGVKESGLGREGSRHGLDEYTELKYVCVGGL; the protein is encoded by the coding sequence ATGACATCCCCGAGCGACCTGCTGATCGACAAGGCCTACGTGGCCGGCCAGTGGCGCGCCGCCGAGCGACGCTTCCCCGTGACCGACCCCGCCACCGGCGAGGTGCTGGCCGAGGTCCCCGACCTGAGCGCCGACGACGCCCGTGAGGCCGTGGCCGCCGCCGAGGCGGCCTGGCCGGCCTGGCGCCGCCTGGCCGCCAAAGAACGTGCCGCCCTGCTGCGCGGCTGGTTCGAGCGCATCATGGCCCACCAGGAGGCCCTGGCCCGACTGATGACCCGCGAACAGGGCAAGCCGCTGGCCGAGTCCCGCGGTGAAGTCGGCTACGGCGCCAGCTTCGTGGAGTACTACGCCGAGGAAGCCAAGCGCGTGGCCGGCGAGACCCTGCCCGGCCACGGCGCCGACAAGCGCATCCTGGTGATGCGCGAGCCGATCGGCGTGATGGCCGCCATCACGCCCTGGAACTTCCCGCTGGCGATGATCACCCGCAAGTGCGCCCCGGCCCTGGCCGCCGGCTGCCCGGTGGTGATCAAGCCCGCCGAGGCCACCCCGCTGACCGCCCTGGCGCTGGCCAGGCTGGCCGAGGACGCCGGCTTCCCGGCGGGCGTGATCAATGTGGTGACCGCGGCCCGCCCGGCCGAGATCGGCGAGGTGCTGACCACCGATCCGCGAGTACGCAAGGTTTCCTTCACCGGCTCCACGCCGGTCGGCAAGCGGCTGCTGGCCCAGTGCGCCGGCACCGTCAAGAAGGCGTCCATGGAGCTCGGCGGCAACGCGCCCTTCATCGTCTTCGACGACGCCGACCTGGACGCTGCCGTGGAAGGCGCCATCGCCTCCAAGTTCCGCAACGCCGGCCAGACCTGTGTCTGCACCAACCGCTTCCTGGTGCAGGATGGCGTCTACGACGCCTTCATCGACAGGCTGGCAGCTCGCATGGCCGAGCTCAAGGTCGGCAACGGTCTGGACGAGGGCGTGCTCCAGGGGCCGCTGATCAATGACGCGGCGGTGGCCAAGGTACAGTCACACATCGCCGACGCCCTCGAGCACGGCGGACGGCTGGTGTGCGGCGGCGAGCCCCACCCCCTGGGCGGCACCTTCTTCCAGCCGACCCTGGTCGCCGACGTCACCGCCGAGATGAAGGTGGCCACCGAGGAAACCTTCGGCCCGCTGGCGCCGGTGTTCCGCTTCCACGAGGACGAGGAAGCGATCGCCATGGCCAACGCCACCGAGTTCGGCCTGGCCGCCTACTTCTATGCTCGCGACTACCAGCGCATCTGGCGCACCATGGAAGGACTGGAGTACGGCATGGTCGCCGTCAACGAGGGCCTGCTCTCCACCGAGCTGGCGCCGTTCGGCGGCGTCAAGGAATCCGGCCTGGGACGCGAGGGCTCGCGTCACGGCCTGGATGAATACACTGAACTAAAATACGTCTGTGTCGGCGGGCTCTGA
- a CDS encoding DUF1266 domain-containing protein yields the protein MVDPLNAWWAQQLVLCDWAFAPDPLTLDAEVAAARLEGLGVVDRGELGWRLLEAFGGGGEADPARLLSALELAALGGAAGWLGETRARAWAQRLAEEIGSRYHGLEAWLDALCRARSAVGWVQGDDGFSEACEALAALEHQGEGVTWEMMREWLADSRPEQALWPDDPVDRVWRLRAAFSPVLEPRAAPLDWQGLEGWLTEAWQVQGRDELIRVLLWLASQGDRQAWDLDATRLLSAAAEERRAWWEGLAPRDQSAGRVLLTLVESGEPLEWAAWDWLRLIDLAWAGLCMGWLDDEEARHFALHGADMAMHRYSDWVALARAYQRGRSLFEARDLRGAFDVDWALLLQSPVSPWRTPLSEIVDEAQLEASHRAMRDWRRDPRHWVLALAAVREPELALRQGVAPMLPEARRQDARRYLAETLDLHADEGPEALSRYWLPAQAHHLNQLAADGAHGALPTAATPFGRPGRQDLAARDALGQASRHAATIHMAEKYAFHLQMAMDSGLFDAARLSELTAALHGSLSRFYTSPRRLLAAWAQWEALLPEPDQPSLVAEIRWHQDDPGSVFHWLDWSSGEWQEPGPRPSLSHFTAMALVGPLNSPAWSLPQPESERECASIREWVDGHYALHTAGELADFVDYLLEAGDRQEYQINYAPYTLNRERLASEIATLESGECSEEERNHLLRLIRVRDGEDGCNELDMTAWDLAQAVDLAIAGRQLGWLTEADFLAFLGRAHALAARHYGGWEEYARGLLAGFSFFMGETPEREAFLSGFRQALVSWLSAAPPMAGAWASLDFPGARPRHWAPMHVDTLPGDGRQLH from the coding sequence TTGGTCGATCCCCTGAATGCCTGGTGGGCCCAGCAGCTGGTGCTGTGTGATTGGGCCTTCGCCCCCGATCCCCTGACGCTGGACGCCGAGGTGGCAGCGGCCCGCTTGGAAGGGCTCGGGGTCGTCGATCGCGGCGAGCTGGGATGGCGGCTGCTCGAGGCATTCGGAGGCGGTGGTGAGGCCGATCCGGCGCGTCTGCTCTCTGCCCTGGAACTGGCAGCCCTCGGCGGCGCCGCCGGCTGGCTCGGCGAGACCCGAGCACGGGCCTGGGCACAGCGCCTGGCCGAAGAGATCGGTAGTCGCTATCACGGTCTGGAGGCGTGGCTGGATGCGCTGTGCCGGGCGCGTAGCGCCGTGGGCTGGGTCCAGGGCGATGACGGCTTCAGCGAGGCCTGCGAGGCCCTGGCCGCCCTCGAGCACCAGGGCGAGGGCGTCACCTGGGAGATGATGCGCGAGTGGCTGGCCGATTCGCGCCCTGAACAGGCGCTGTGGCCCGACGATCCGGTCGACCGGGTCTGGCGGCTGCGCGCGGCCTTCAGCCCCGTGCTCGAGCCCCGGGCCGCGCCGCTCGATTGGCAAGGGCTCGAGGGCTGGCTGACCGAGGCCTGGCAGGTCCAGGGGCGCGACGAGCTGATTCGGGTGCTGCTGTGGCTGGCCTCCCAGGGCGACCGCCAGGCCTGGGACCTGGACGCCACCCGCCTGCTGTCGGCGGCGGCCGAGGAACGTCGGGCCTGGTGGGAGGGCCTCGCGCCCCGCGACCAGTCCGCCGGCCGGGTGCTGTTGACCCTGGTCGAGAGCGGCGAGCCCCTGGAGTGGGCCGCCTGGGACTGGCTGCGCCTGATCGATCTGGCCTGGGCCGGCCTGTGCATGGGCTGGCTCGACGACGAGGAGGCGCGCCACTTCGCGCTGCACGGCGCCGACATGGCCATGCACCGTTACAGCGACTGGGTGGCGCTGGCCCGGGCTTACCAGCGCGGACGCAGCCTGTTCGAGGCCCGCGACCTGCGGGGGGCCTTCGACGTCGACTGGGCGCTGCTGCTGCAGTCGCCGGTCAGCCCCTGGCGCACGCCGCTGTCGGAGATCGTCGACGAGGCGCAGCTCGAGGCCTCGCACCGGGCCATGCGCGACTGGCGTCGCGACCCTCGCCACTGGGTGCTGGCGCTGGCCGCGGTGCGCGAGCCGGAGCTGGCGCTGCGCCAGGGCGTGGCGCCGATGCTGCCGGAGGCGCGTCGGCAGGACGCCCGTCGCTACCTCGCCGAGACCCTCGACCTGCACGCCGACGAAGGCCCCGAGGCGCTCTCGCGCTACTGGTTGCCGGCCCAGGCGCATCATCTCAATCAGCTGGCGGCGGACGGTGCCCACGGCGCCTTGCCGACCGCCGCCACGCCGTTCGGCCGTCCCGGCAGGCAGGATCTGGCCGCCCGGGATGCCCTGGGCCAGGCCAGTCGCCACGCGGCGACCATTCACATGGCCGAGAAGTACGCCTTCCACCTGCAGATGGCCATGGACAGCGGGCTCTTCGACGCCGCGCGGCTGTCCGAGCTCACCGCGGCCCTGCATGGCTCGCTGAGCCGTTTCTACACCAGCCCGCGGCGCCTGCTCGCGGCCTGGGCACAGTGGGAGGCGCTGCTGCCCGAGCCCGATCAGCCGTCGCTGGTGGCCGAGATCCGCTGGCACCAGGACGATCCCGGCAGCGTCTTCCACTGGCTGGACTGGAGCAGCGGCGAATGGCAGGAGCCCGGCCCGCGGCCGAGCCTGTCGCACTTCACCGCCATGGCGCTGGTGGGGCCGTTGAACAGCCCGGCCTGGAGCCTGCCCCAGCCTGAGAGCGAACGCGAGTGCGCCTCGATCCGCGAGTGGGTCGATGGTCACTACGCCCTGCATACCGCCGGCGAGCTGGCCGATTTCGTGGACTACCTGCTGGAGGCGGGCGATCGCCAGGAATACCAGATCAACTATGCCCCCTATACCCTCAATCGCGAACGATTGGCCTCGGAGATCGCTACCCTGGAATCCGGCGAGTGCAGCGAGGAGGAGCGCAACCACCTGCTGCGCCTGATCCGTGTGCGGGACGGCGAGGACGGCTGCAACGAGCTCGACATGACCGCCTGGGACCTGGCCCAGGCGGTGGATCTGGCGATCGCCGGTCGCCAGCTCGGCTGGCTCACCGAGGCCGACTTCCTGGCCTTCCTGGGCCGGGCCCACGCCCTGGCCGCGCGCCATTACGGCGGCTGGGAAGAGTACGCCCGTGGCCTGCTTGCCGGCTTCTCCTTCTTCATGGGCGAGACGCCGGAGCGCGAGGCCTTCCTCAGCGGCTTCCGCCAGGCACTGGTGAGCTGGCTGTCCGCGGCGCCGCCCATGGCCGGCGCCTGGGCGAGCCTGGATTTCCCCGGTGCGCGCCCGCGTCACTGGGCGCCCATGCACGTGGATACGCTGCCCGGCGACGGCCGACAGCTGCATTAA
- a CDS encoding C40 family peptidase, translating to MTLLLLTGCAGSGGTKAPVDDYFARDMPGLPGQMSPVDNPVLEMRGLRHPPPAQVRQALLDEHERWLGTPYRLGGTTRRGIDCSALVQRVFAEAFGLELPRTTTQQVREGESVTRDALQPGDLVFFQPPGYYHHVGIYVGQGRFLHASTSRGVKISSLDNRYWRHYYWQARRPLDDVHLARRLDDIQYDRGEG from the coding sequence ATGACGCTGCTGCTGCTGACCGGCTGTGCCGGCAGTGGTGGAACGAAGGCGCCGGTGGACGACTATTTCGCCCGTGACATGCCGGGGCTGCCCGGTCAGATGTCGCCGGTCGACAATCCCGTTCTCGAGATGCGTGGCCTGCGCCATCCGCCGCCGGCCCAGGTACGCCAGGCGCTGCTCGACGAGCACGAACGCTGGCTCGGCACCCCCTACCGGCTTGGCGGCACTACCCGCCGCGGCATCGACTGCTCCGCCCTGGTCCAGCGCGTCTTCGCCGAGGCTTTCGGCCTGGAGCTGCCGCGCACCACCACCCAGCAGGTCCGCGAGGGCGAATCGGTGACCCGCGACGCCCTGCAGCCCGGCGATCTGGTGTTCTTCCAGCCTCCCGGCTACTACCACCACGTCGGCATCTACGTGGGGCAGGGGCGCTTCCTTCACGCCTCGACCTCCCGCGGCGTCAAGATATCCTCCCTCGACAACCGCTACTGGCGCCACTACTACTGGCAGGCGCGCCGCCCGCTGGACGACGTGCATCTGGCCCGCCGCCTCGACGATATCCAGTATGATCGCGGCGAGGGCTGA
- a CDS encoding LysR family transcriptional regulator, giving the protein MALPFDLRSLGVFLAVVDQGGFSAAARSLHLAQSAVSQTIANLEHRLDLTLFHRHERRIGLTAEGEALVEHARDLLARAEAAELAMRELHGLVKGELRIGIPSMLGSYYFPPLLMGFKERHPGIRLTVVEAGARRLQRMIAAGELDLGVVIDDGESRHLTRQPLAREEMVVCVPREHPFAGRDRVTPEAFFAEPLVLFQDGYFHREFIDALARDTGASANVAFESNLIPLTKAIVRQGYGITTFLRRVVEEPELAAVPFDPPAWLALSLAWKEGAYLSRAEQAFVEFALENR; this is encoded by the coding sequence ATGGCCCTGCCCTTCGACCTGCGCAGCCTCGGCGTCTTCCTGGCGGTGGTGGACCAGGGCGGCTTCAGCGCCGCCGCCCGCTCGCTGCACCTGGCCCAGTCCGCGGTCAGCCAGACCATCGCCAACCTGGAACATCGCCTCGATCTCACCCTCTTCCACCGCCACGAGCGGCGCATCGGCCTGACCGCCGAGGGCGAGGCGCTGGTCGAGCACGCCCGCGACCTGCTGGCCCGGGCCGAGGCGGCCGAGCTGGCCATGCGGGAGCTGCACGGGCTGGTGAAGGGCGAACTGCGCATCGGCATTCCCTCGATGCTGGGCTCCTACTATTTCCCGCCGCTGCTGATGGGCTTCAAGGAACGCCACCCGGGCATCCGGCTGACGGTGGTGGAGGCCGGCGCGCGCCGCCTGCAGCGCATGATCGCCGCGGGCGAGCTGGATCTGGGCGTGGTGATCGACGACGGCGAGAGCCGCCATCTGACGCGCCAGCCGCTGGCGCGGGAGGAGATGGTGGTATGCGTGCCCCGGGAGCATCCCTTCGCCGGGCGGGACCGCGTCACGCCCGAGGCCTTCTTCGCCGAGCCGCTGGTGCTGTTCCAGGACGGCTACTTCCATCGCGAGTTCATCGACGCCCTGGCACGGGACACCGGCGCCAGCGCCAACGTCGCCTTCGAGTCGAACCTGATCCCGCTGACCAAGGCCATCGTGCGCCAGGGCTACGGCATCACCACCTTTCTCAGGCGCGTGGTCGAGGAACCGGAGCTGGCGGCGGTGCCCTTCGACCCGCCGGCCTGGCTGGCGCTGTCGCTGGCCTGGAAGGAAGGCGCCTACCTGTCCCGGGCGGAACAGGCGTTCGTGGAATTCGCGCTGGAGAACCGCTGA
- a CDS encoding MFS transporter: MIDAHSRAWWRATLALSLGSFLVFLNLYVVQPLLPSLHQAHGVSTLVANLAMSLATLSLAAALLVFGPLSDAIGRGGIMRLTLLAAGGLSLALAVAPGFEALLALRVVQGFVLGGLPAVAIAWMGDEFERSAMLPAVGLYIAANSLGGISGRVIGGWAAESAGISASFLWVGGLTLAGVALFWWLLPASRGFTPRRFRLGEALGDLAGHLRQPELRGAYLLGGLNFLVFINLYSYLTFRLAAEPFALDARWLGLLFLTYLGGTLGSSMSGRLVRRASPPTCMALGTLLLASGMALTLASSLPIILGGLTLAAFGFFLAHSMASGWVGRQARRARGSASALYLVFYYLGASLGGLWLEPFWRAGAWPGVLLGGALVLAITLTLALRLRRGERRRAAEEAAAQGMA; encoded by the coding sequence ATGATCGACGCTCACAGCCGCGCCTGGTGGCGCGCGACCCTGGCCCTGAGCCTGGGTTCCTTCCTCGTGTTTCTGAATCTCTACGTGGTGCAACCGCTGCTGCCGTCGCTGCATCAGGCCCACGGGGTCTCGACCCTGGTCGCCAACCTGGCGATGTCGCTGGCCACGCTGTCGCTGGCCGCGGCCCTGCTGGTGTTCGGCCCGCTGTCTGATGCCATCGGGCGCGGCGGCATCATGCGCCTGACGCTGCTTGCGGCCGGCGGCCTGTCGCTGGCGCTGGCCGTGGCGCCGGGCTTCGAGGCGCTGCTGGCACTGCGCGTGGTGCAGGGCTTCGTGCTGGGCGGGCTGCCGGCGGTGGCGATCGCCTGGATGGGCGATGAATTCGAGCGCTCGGCGATGCTGCCGGCGGTGGGGCTCTACATCGCCGCCAACTCGCTGGGCGGGATCTCGGGGCGGGTGATCGGCGGCTGGGCCGCGGAGTCGGCCGGGATCTCGGCGAGCTTCCTGTGGGTCGGCGGCCTGACGCTCGCCGGGGTGGCGCTGTTCTGGTGGCTGCTGCCGGCGTCCCGGGGCTTCACCCCGCGGCGCTTCCGGCTGGGCGAGGCGCTCGGCGATCTGGCCGGGCACCTGCGCCAGCCCGAGCTGCGCGGGGCCTACCTGCTGGGCGGGCTCAACTTCCTGGTGTTCATCAATCTCTACAGCTACCTGACCTTCCGCCTGGCGGCCGAGCCTTTCGCGCTGGACGCCCGCTGGCTGGGGCTGCTGTTCCTGACCTACCTGGGCGGCACGCTGGGCTCGTCGATGTCCGGGCGCCTGGTGCGTCGCGCCTCGCCGCCGACCTGCATGGCGCTCGGCACGCTGCTGCTGGCCTCGGGCATGGCGCTGACGCTGGCGTCCTCGCTGCCGATCATCCTGGGCGGGCTGACCCTGGCGGCCTTCGGCTTTTTCCTGGCCCACTCCATGGCCTCGGGCTGGGTGGGGCGCCAGGCCCGGCGCGCCCGGGGCAGCGCCTCGGCGCTCTATCTGGTGTTCTACTACCTCGGTGCCAGCCTCGGTGGGCTGTGGCTCGAGCCGTTCTGGCGCGCGGGGGCCTGGCCGGGCGTGCTGCTCGGCGGCGCCCTGGTGCTGGCGATCACCCTGACGCTGGCCCTGCGGCTGCGCCGCGGCGAGCGACGTCGGGCGGCCGAGGAGGCCGCGGCTCAGGGCATGGCGTAG